A genomic stretch from Verrucomicrobiales bacterium includes:
- a CDS encoding SDR family NAD(P)-dependent oxidoreductase: protein MLVNNAGIGYFAAVEESEEQEVRRMFEINVFGLSWMIQAALPGMRRRRQGSIINVSSVGGLRSFPSLGFYNATNFAIEGLSEALWQEVEPLGIHVMLVEPSGFRTDWAGRSAQECATPIADYAATAGNWRTEMRANSGKQPGDPVRAVKAIVEAINSPHPPHHLLLGNDAYEGANEKLQALAKEFKAWEGVSRGADFPKRAPAFAI from the coding sequence GTGCTGGTGAACAATGCGGGGATCGGCTACTTCGCTGCCGTCGAGGAGAGTGAGGAGCAGGAGGTCCGCCGCATGTTCGAGATCAACGTGTTCGGGCTGAGCTGGATGATCCAAGCAGCCTTGCCTGGCATGCGACGCAGGCGTCAGGGGTCCATCATCAATGTTTCGTCGGTAGGCGGGCTGCGATCCTTTCCATCGCTGGGTTTTTACAATGCGACCAATTTTGCTATCGAGGGCTTGTCCGAAGCCCTCTGGCAGGAAGTGGAGCCACTCGGCATTCATGTGATGCTCGTTGAACCCAGTGGATTCAGAACTGATTGGGCCGGACGCTCGGCCCAAGAGTGCGCAACGCCCATCGCGGACTATGCCGCGACTGCCGGCAACTGGCGGACCGAAATGCGGGCGAACTCCGGAAAGCAACCCGGGGATCCAGTTCGGGCCGTCAAGGCCATCGTCGAAGCGATCAACTCACCGCACCCGCCTCATCATCTTCTCCTGGGCAACGACGCTTATGAAGGGGCGAACGAAAAGCTTCAGGCCCTCGCGAAGGAGTTCAAGGCGTGGGAGGGGGTGTCCCGTGGGGCCGACTTCCCTAAGCGGGCGCCCGCATTCGCGATCTAG
- a CDS encoding SDR family NAD(P)-dependent oxidoreductase, whose translation MTTKNPIKPSEKKPVWFITGCSTGFGRELAKHVLQLGYRTVITARNPADVEDLASAGESLTGGGKDVWRH comes from the coding sequence ATGACAACTAAGAACCCCATCAAGCCCTCAGAAAAAAAACCCGTTTGGTTCATCACTGGCTGCTCGACCGGTTTCGGACGCGAGTTGGCCAAGCATGTCCTCCAGTTGGGCTATCGCACCGTCATCACCGCCAGGAACCCCGCTGACGTGGAGGACCTGGCCAGCGCGGGTGAGTCTTTGACAGGAGGCGGAAAGGACGTTTGGCGGCATTGA
- a CDS encoding NAD-dependent succinate-semialdehyde dehydrogenase, which translates to MTTALTTPLPPPGKSPTKPAGTAKSKAYQSVNPYNGKTLKTFEQLTASQLEKALKTAQTCFESWRQLTFAERSTIVAKAATLMRERADELAKPVTLEMGKLIAEARGEVSLSADILDYYAANAENFLTSETLKPKLGEAVIEHSPFGVLFGVQPWNFPYYQLARFAAPNLMAGNVVMVKHAGCVPQCAMAFAKLWLDAGAPAGAYTNLLISHDQVNQVIDDPRIKGVALTGGVEAARSVAARAGQNVKKTTMELGGNDAFIVLADADLEATVKWAVWAKMNNAGQCCVAAKRFILAEEIADAFLEKFQAALTALKPGDPMDSSTTLAPLSTESALISLLAQVKGAVANGAKVLLGGNRLDIPGSFMQPTILTNIKPGNPAYREEFFGPVALIFVVKNEDEAVALANDSDFGLGGSIFSKSVARAQQMASRLDTGMVFINHPTWTACDLPFGGIKNSGYGRELSALGIQEFVNRKLVRTSSIDAPA; encoded by the coding sequence ATGACAACCGCCCTCACCACCCCGCTGCCTCCCCCAGGAAAATCACCCACCAAACCCGCCGGGACGGCAAAGTCCAAAGCTTACCAAAGCGTCAACCCTTACAATGGCAAAACGCTCAAGACATTCGAACAGCTGACCGCCAGCCAGCTCGAGAAAGCGCTGAAGACCGCCCAGACCTGCTTCGAGTCCTGGCGCCAACTGACCTTCGCAGAACGCTCCACCATCGTCGCCAAAGCAGCCACCCTGATGCGTGAACGGGCAGACGAGTTGGCCAAACCGGTGACGCTCGAGATGGGAAAACTCATCGCTGAAGCCCGCGGCGAAGTCTCACTGAGCGCGGATATCCTCGATTATTACGCAGCCAATGCCGAGAACTTTCTGACGTCGGAAACTCTGAAGCCCAAGCTGGGTGAAGCCGTGATCGAACACAGTCCGTTCGGCGTGCTTTTCGGTGTTCAACCTTGGAACTTTCCCTACTACCAACTGGCGCGCTTCGCCGCGCCCAATCTGATGGCGGGGAATGTCGTGATGGTGAAGCACGCGGGTTGCGTGCCCCAATGTGCGATGGCGTTTGCCAAATTGTGGCTCGACGCCGGGGCGCCAGCCGGAGCGTATACCAACCTGCTCATCTCGCACGACCAGGTAAACCAGGTGATCGATGATCCCCGAATCAAGGGAGTGGCCCTGACTGGCGGTGTGGAAGCAGCCCGCAGTGTTGCGGCGCGAGCTGGACAGAACGTTAAGAAGACCACCATGGAACTCGGTGGGAACGACGCGTTCATCGTTCTGGCCGACGCCGACCTCGAAGCCACTGTCAAGTGGGCTGTCTGGGCGAAGATGAACAACGCCGGCCAATGCTGCGTCGCCGCGAAACGATTCATCCTAGCCGAGGAGATTGCCGATGCATTTCTTGAGAAGTTCCAAGCGGCTCTCACTGCCCTCAAGCCCGGCGATCCCATGGACAGTTCGACCACACTCGCTCCCCTCTCGACTGAAAGCGCTTTGATAAGCTTGTTGGCTCAGGTCAAAGGAGCCGTTGCCAACGGAGCCAAGGTTTTGCTGGGCGGAAATCGGTTAGATATACCCGGCTCGTTCATGCAGCCGACAATCCTCACGAACATCAAACCTGGGAATCCGGCCTACCGCGAAGAGTTTTTCGGACCGGTCGCGTTGATTTTTGTCGTCAAGAATGAGGACGAGGCAGTTGCCCTGGCCAATGATTCCGATTTTGGCCTGGGTGGCTCGATCTTCTCCAAAAGCGTTGCGCGCGCCCAACAGATGGCGAGCCGACTGGATACCGGCATGGTGTTTATCAACCACCCGACCTGGACCGCGTGCGATCTGCCTTTCGGGGGGATCAAGAACTCCGGCTATGGTCGGGAACTATCAGCGTTGGGCATTCAAGAGTTCGTGAATCGCAAATTGGTGCGGACCAGTTCCATCGACGCGCCGGCATGA
- a CDS encoding NADP-dependent oxidoreductase encodes MNTITSREIHLVSRPNGLPTAGNFSLVETTIGPLPEHQVLVRNLYLSVDPYMRGRMSEGKSYVPPFELGKAMEGGAVGEVIASRSDAFKVGDVVSSNQGWREYFTAPPEGLRQLSRDIEPLSVYLGALGMTGMTAWAGLNLVGVKAGDVVFISGAAGAVGSVAGQLAKIRGCRVIGSAGSPEKVRFLREKCGFDIALNYKTAPVLEQLNVEAPDGIDVYFDNVGGETLEAALQVLRVHGRIIACGGISAYNATKPKPGPSNLFNMITKRLTMKGLLVRDWLDRQAEFEQEVGGYYRAGKLKNRETVVQGIEHMTEAFLGLFEGTNIGKMIVRLG; translated from the coding sequence ATGAACACCATCACAAGCCGGGAAATTCATTTGGTTTCACGCCCAAACGGTCTTCCCACCGCGGGTAATTTCTCGCTCGTGGAAACCACGATCGGGCCGCTGCCCGAACATCAGGTACTGGTGCGAAATCTCTACCTGTCGGTCGACCCCTATATGCGGGGCCGGATGTCTGAGGGGAAATCTTATGTGCCGCCGTTCGAGCTTGGCAAAGCCATGGAAGGAGGCGCAGTGGGCGAGGTAATCGCGTCGCGTAGCGATGCTTTTAAGGTAGGCGATGTTGTCAGTTCCAACCAGGGCTGGCGTGAGTATTTCACCGCCCCACCGGAAGGTCTGCGCCAGCTCAGTCGCGATATCGAGCCGCTCTCTGTTTACCTAGGGGCGCTGGGCATGACAGGGATGACGGCTTGGGCAGGATTGAATCTCGTGGGAGTGAAGGCCGGGGACGTGGTCTTCATCTCGGGCGCAGCGGGAGCTGTGGGCAGCGTGGCTGGTCAACTGGCCAAGATCCGTGGATGCCGGGTCATCGGATCGGCCGGCTCCCCGGAGAAAGTCCGGTTCCTTCGTGAGAAATGCGGCTTTGATATTGCCCTAAACTACAAGACCGCACCGGTTCTTGAGCAGCTCAATGTCGAAGCCCCGGATGGAATTGATGTCTATTTTGACAATGTGGGGGGGGAAACACTCGAGGCGGCCCTTCAGGTGTTGAGAGTTCACGGTCGGATCATTGCCTGTGGCGGAATCTCGGCCTACAACGCGACAAAGCCAAAGCCCGGGCCTTCCAACCTCTTCAACATGATCACCAAGCGACTGACGATGAAAGGCCTACTGGTTCGAGACTGGCTGGACCGGCAAGCCGAGTTCGAGCAGGAAGTAGGGGGCTATTATCGGGCCGGCAAGCTCAAGAATCGGGAAACGGTCGTCCAGGGAATCGAACACATGACCGAAGCATTTCTGGGTCTGTTCGAAGGCACAAATATCGGCAAGATGATCGTCAGGTTGGGCTGA